A window of the Thiomicrospira microaerophila genome harbors these coding sequences:
- the lptF gene encoding LPS export ABC transporter permease LptF — translation MRILDKYLYKELTYTLLAVLAVLLLVSFGTETTRVLTMAIEGRIPVNVVFQVLMLKLPAALEVILPLAVLLAVMLAIGRLYQDQEMVVFRSCGIAESYFQKQVAIFLVPWVLITAFITLWLTPWAAQMERQVIEQAQVEAPLAGLVAGRFNVIPNNNGVLYAREIDSNGLMQEVWIRLGEQRGWTVLSAPEGRFELIEGRLALVLLKGYSYEGLKQTDELNVRQFDSLALFLPDFEPGNVRLRKRELTTSTLWQSKEPAHYALLQWRVVLPISILVLGLLALKMSKTQPRQGRFAKIFIAIILYVIYIQLLATTEDALAKEKLSLWIGMWWIPLIFSFFVFTDLGAIKRRLIRKIT, via the coding sequence TTGCGGATTCTCGATAAATATCTTTACAAAGAACTTACCTATACTTTGTTGGCTGTGTTGGCTGTGTTGTTGTTAGTGAGTTTTGGTACCGAAACAACACGGGTATTGACGATGGCGATTGAAGGGCGCATTCCAGTGAATGTCGTTTTTCAGGTATTAATGCTAAAACTTCCTGCTGCGCTTGAAGTGATTTTGCCGTTAGCAGTGTTGTTGGCGGTGATGTTAGCGATTGGGCGTTTATATCAGGATCAGGAAATGGTCGTTTTTCGAAGTTGTGGTATTGCTGAAAGCTATTTTCAAAAGCAAGTGGCCATTTTTCTGGTGCCATGGGTACTGATTACTGCTTTTATTACGCTGTGGTTAACGCCTTGGGCAGCGCAGATGGAACGACAGGTTATTGAGCAGGCTCAGGTTGAGGCTCCATTGGCAGGCTTGGTAGCAGGACGTTTTAATGTGATACCTAATAATAATGGTGTGCTCTATGCCCGCGAGATTGATTCGAATGGTCTTATGCAGGAAGTTTGGATTAGACTTGGTGAGCAGCGTGGATGGACGGTATTGAGCGCGCCTGAAGGACGTTTTGAATTGATTGAAGGGCGCTTAGCTTTAGTTCTGTTAAAAGGCTACAGTTATGAAGGTCTCAAGCAAACTGATGAGCTTAACGTTAGACAGTTTGATAGCTTGGCTTTATTTTTACCAGACTTTGAGCCGGGTAATGTTCGTTTACGAAAGCGTGAATTAACAACTTCGACACTTTGGCAGAGCAAAGAGCCTGCCCATTACGCATTGTTGCAGTGGCGTGTTGTTCTACCTATCAGCATATTGGTTTTAGGCTTGTTAGCATTGAAAATGAGTAAAACTCAACCTCGACAAGGACGTTTTGCCAAAATTTTTATCGCGATTATTCTATATGTGATCTATATTCAACTTCTGGCGACTACCGAGGATGCCTTGGCAAAGGAAAAATTAAGTTTATGGATAGGAATGTGGTGGATTCCTTTAATATTCAGTTTTTTTGTTTTTACAGACTTGGGTGCTATTAAGCGTCGTTTAATCAGGAAAATAACCTAA
- a CDS encoding DNA polymerase III subunit chi — MNELVFYVLNSSSFNEREAFLVKLLNKAQQQARQVDVRFVQLQDAQRFDQKLWCEPPHSYIPHGVEQNIDAPIQLYGDQIIHPCKDVLINLHPDFYDGFKAYQRIIELLDQSDELIEKGRQRWRQYKSLGLEPVVHKIGF, encoded by the coding sequence ATGAACGAGCTGGTGTTTTATGTGCTTAACTCAAGTAGCTTTAATGAGCGTGAAGCGTTTTTGGTTAAACTGCTTAACAAAGCACAGCAACAAGCTCGGCAAGTTGATGTGCGTTTTGTCCAGTTGCAAGACGCACAACGCTTTGACCAAAAGCTTTGGTGTGAACCTCCTCACAGCTATATTCCCCACGGAGTAGAGCAAAATATTGATGCGCCAATCCAGCTATATGGTGACCAAATCATACATCCTTGCAAGGATGTGTTGATTAATCTACACCCTGATTTCTATGATGGGTTTAAAGCTTATCAACGCATCATAGAGTTACTCGACCAGTCTGACGAACTGATCGAAAAAGGTCGCCAACGCTGGCGTCAATATAAATCACTTGGATTAGAACCAGTGGTTCATAAAATTGGTTTTTAG
- a CDS encoding M14 family zinc carboxypeptidase — MFKFFYLFISLIFYTNFVNANLGNPIQDLDYQAFCLEWSNKLRTVEYEGCLGFNLLYSGHNSVEARPLLHREFLPPKNQRPKARVLAIGGVHGDEYSAISISYLWMKAMQAYPENLEHHWLFLPLANPDGLFKQPRATRENANGVDLNRNFPTPDWNEAAHKYWVKHARSNPRRFPGTEAASEPETQWQVSIIKAFQPDAIISIHAPYGLLDYDGPDFARPDKMGHLELRQLGTFPGSLGRYAGEYLDIPVLTIELESAGRLPNEQDMLQIWQDMNDWIESKLMPYERDF, encoded by the coding sequence GTGTTTAAGTTTTTCTATTTATTTATCAGTCTAATTTTTTATACTAATTTCGTTAATGCCAACTTAGGCAACCCAATCCAAGATTTAGACTACCAGGCTTTTTGTTTAGAGTGGTCCAATAAACTCAGAACCGTTGAATACGAAGGCTGCTTGGGTTTTAACCTTCTCTATTCAGGTCACAATAGTGTGGAGGCAAGACCGCTTCTTCATCGTGAATTTTTACCCCCTAAAAATCAACGGCCTAAAGCTCGTGTCTTGGCGATTGGCGGCGTTCATGGCGACGAATACTCTGCAATCAGCATCAGTTATTTGTGGATGAAAGCCATGCAAGCTTATCCAGAAAACCTTGAGCACCACTGGTTATTTTTACCGCTTGCTAATCCTGACGGTTTATTTAAACAACCTCGTGCTACCCGAGAAAATGCAAATGGTGTCGACCTTAATCGAAACTTCCCGACACCAGACTGGAATGAAGCTGCGCATAAGTACTGGGTAAAACACGCACGCAGCAACCCACGACGCTTTCCGGGAACTGAGGCAGCCAGCGAACCAGAAACTCAATGGCAAGTCAGTATCATCAAAGCCTTTCAACCCGATGCGATTATCTCAATCCACGCACCCTATGGCTTATTGGACTATGATGGTCCTGACTTTGCTCGACCCGATAAAATGGGACATTTAGAACTTCGGCAGCTAGGAACCTTTCCTGGCTCTCTTGGGCGCTATGCGGGCGAGTATTTGGACATACCGGTATTAACCATTGAGTTAGAATCGGCAGGCCGGCTTCCCAACGAACAGGATATGTTACAAATATGGCAGGACATGAACGACTGGATTGAAAGCAAGCTCATGCCCTATGAGCGTGACTTTTAA
- a CDS encoding inorganic phosphate transporter — MELKNIQSLEDAGKKSSHELLRFGIALLFIVAVILYTFINYGHISFTLVVAAMIGGYMAMNIGANDVANNVGPAVGSRAMTMTTAIIIAAVFEAAGAIIAGGNVVTTIKGGIIDPNDIEEVETFIWLMMAALLAAAVWLNIATAVGAPVSTTHSIIGGVMGAGIAAAGWAIVNWGTIGQIAASWVISPLLGGAIAAGLLYLIKRTITYKSDMMDASRIMVPWLLALMGWAFGTFLMMKGLSQIMKVSFVTAVIVGTLVAVAVYFLTRPMINRYSKINANNKDGVNQMFTIPLIFAAALLSFAHGSNDVANAVGPLAAIHEALTTHEAATGTKAAIPLWILVVGALGIAIGLALYGPKLIKTVGTEITDIDQMRAYSIAMAAALTVILASQLGLPVSTTHVTIGAIFGVGFLREYLKANYTRMIAQIEEHHQGQDRAIVEAFIRRFEKASLPEKGRLLQELKAHSLEHDPHLTKKERKSLKKVYRQELVKRSIMLKVVAAWVITVPATGLIAAGIFFAIRGFMIG, encoded by the coding sequence ATGGAACTAAAAAACATCCAGTCCTTAGAAGACGCTGGAAAAAAATCAAGTCACGAACTCTTGCGCTTTGGCATTGCGCTTTTGTTTATCGTTGCGGTCATTCTTTACACCTTTATAAACTATGGCCATATCAGCTTTACCCTCGTGGTCGCTGCGATGATCGGTGGTTATATGGCGATGAATATTGGCGCGAACGATGTCGCCAATAACGTGGGTCCTGCGGTAGGTTCACGTGCAATGACCATGACGACCGCGATTATTATTGCTGCTGTGTTTGAGGCGGCGGGGGCGATTATTGCCGGAGGCAACGTTGTTACCACGATTAAAGGCGGTATCATTGACCCCAATGACATAGAGGAAGTTGAAACCTTTATCTGGCTAATGATGGCGGCTTTATTGGCCGCCGCCGTATGGCTCAATATCGCCACGGCAGTGGGTGCACCGGTATCAACCACCCATTCAATTATTGGTGGCGTAATGGGGGCGGGGATTGCTGCGGCTGGTTGGGCGATCGTCAACTGGGGCACCATCGGTCAAATTGCAGCGAGCTGGGTGATATCCCCGCTGCTTGGCGGAGCGATAGCAGCAGGCCTGCTCTATCTTATTAAACGCACTATAACCTACAAATCCGACATGATGGATGCATCGCGAATTATGGTTCCTTGGTTGCTGGCACTGATGGGGTGGGCGTTTGGTACCTTTCTAATGATGAAAGGTCTTAGTCAGATTATGAAGGTCTCGTTTGTGACCGCTGTTATTGTTGGCACCTTGGTAGCCGTTGCGGTCTACTTTTTAACCCGACCTATGATTAATCGTTATTCAAAAATCAATGCCAACAACAAAGATGGCGTCAATCAGATGTTTACCATCCCTTTGATTTTTGCCGCCGCCTTATTAAGTTTTGCTCACGGTTCAAATGATGTCGCCAACGCTGTCGGGCCTCTCGCCGCCATTCATGAAGCCCTGACCACCCATGAAGCGGCAACCGGCACAAAAGCGGCTATTCCACTTTGGATTCTGGTGGTTGGTGCACTGGGTATTGCCATAGGTTTAGCCCTGTACGGCCCCAAACTGATTAAAACCGTCGGTACGGAAATTACTGATATTGATCAAATGCGGGCCTACAGTATCGCAATGGCCGCCGCCTTAACCGTTATTTTGGCCTCGCAACTCGGCTTACCTGTCAGCACCACGCATGTCACGATTGGCGCGATTTTTGGTGTCGGCTTCCTTCGTGAGTACCTCAAAGCGAATTACACACGCATGATTGCCCAGATCGAAGAACATCACCAAGGACAGGATCGTGCCATCGTTGAAGCCTTTATTCGTCGTTTTGAAAAGGCCTCCTTACCCGAAAAAGGTCGGTTATTACAAGAACTAAAAGCCCACAGCTTAGAACATGACCCGCACTTAACCAAGAAAGAACGAAAAAGCCTAAAGAAAGTCTATCGCCAAGAACTGGTAAAACGCTCTATTATGCTAAAAGTTGTCGCGGCTTGGGTGATTACTGTTCCCGCAACAGGTCTTATTGCCGCGGGTATTTTCTTTGCCATTCGTGGGTTTATGATTGGATAA
- a CDS encoding L,D-transpeptidase family protein has product MKIKQLKLSAALGLSLFTVMSSSLSAQDTTKAPTKQAEMMVVESLRYLDQLRLNDALNVVSELTELHPDYHLAQMLRADLLSIRAGNFDLLARVQELYPITSGRLRNEAEVRWQYAHTDDAVAEMVLHSSVLKVGQQPHLVLINLAKSRLYLYENRLGELHLLASYYISMGTGGAGKQREGDRKTPIGVYHITDWVPGQRLADLYGFGALPLDYPNIWDQAQGRTGHGIWLHGTPSNTFSRPPMSSQGCVVLNNDEMSSLVTQFNVGLATPVLILNDDTDLQFYESEKIEVLTEVNAWLVDQKIAFDWQQVSVYRYPDEQGLYYATFPSKEKPDHLVHQYWRRGHDGGWQLVLQTLHPKRVETRLS; this is encoded by the coding sequence ATGAAAATTAAACAGTTGAAGTTGAGTGCTGCGCTAGGGTTGTCCTTGTTTACGGTTATGTCTTCGTCGCTAAGTGCTCAGGATACGACCAAAGCGCCGACCAAACAGGCCGAAATGATGGTGGTTGAGTCATTAAGGTATCTTGATCAGTTGCGTTTAAATGATGCTCTAAATGTCGTTTCGGAATTGACGGAACTCCATCCGGACTACCATTTGGCACAGATGCTAAGGGCTGACTTATTATCAATACGCGCCGGTAACTTTGATTTACTAGCTCGGGTGCAAGAGCTTTATCCGATTACTTCGGGACGGTTACGTAATGAAGCTGAGGTGCGCTGGCAGTATGCCCATACAGATGATGCAGTGGCAGAAATGGTGCTACATTCTAGTGTTTTGAAGGTCGGTCAGCAGCCACATCTAGTTTTGATTAATCTCGCTAAAAGTAGGTTGTATCTTTATGAAAACCGCCTAGGTGAACTGCACTTGTTGGCTAGTTATTACATTTCTATGGGAACTGGGGGCGCGGGTAAACAGCGAGAGGGTGATAGAAAAACGCCTATAGGGGTTTACCATATTACAGATTGGGTTCCGGGTCAGCGGCTGGCCGATCTTTACGGATTTGGTGCGCTGCCATTAGATTATCCTAATATTTGGGATCAGGCACAGGGTCGAACAGGGCATGGTATTTGGTTACACGGTACACCGAGTAATACGTTTAGTCGCCCGCCAATGTCTAGCCAAGGATGTGTGGTGCTAAATAATGATGAAATGTCATCGTTAGTGACGCAGTTTAACGTCGGTTTAGCGACCCCAGTTCTTATTCTAAACGACGATACAGATTTGCAATTTTATGAATCTGAAAAGATTGAGGTTTTAACCGAAGTGAATGCTTGGTTGGTGGATCAAAAAATCGCTTTTGATTGGCAGCAAGTAAGCGTATACCGCTATCCTGATGAACAGGGATTGTATTATGCGACTTTTCCTTCAAAGGAAAAGCCCGACCATTTGGTGCACCAGTATTGGCGTAGAGGTCATGACGGGGGCTGGCAGCTAGTCTTGCAAACACTTCATCCTAAGCGTGTTGAGACACGTTTGTCTTAA
- a CDS encoding type IV pilus twitching motility protein PilT — MDIIQLLEFSVQQTASDLHISAGMPPVIRISGDIRRVNSPVLDAKTVKEMLYSVMTGDQITTFEQHLEADFSFEIADIARFRVNVFQHSRGMGAVFRTIPSRVLSLEDLGAPDIFKNICNHPNGIVLVTGPTGSGKSTTLAAMIDYINKHHSSHIITIEDPVEFVHKSAKSLINQREVHRDTHSFKNALRSALREDPDVILVGEMRDLETIQLALTAAETGHLVFGTLHTSSAAKTIYRIIDVFPAAEKEMVRSMISESIRAVISQTLIKKIDGGRIAAHEIMLGTPAIRNLIREDKVPQMYSTIQISNQQGMQTLEQNLLQLVNQGKIDLSEARKYAINKSLFTEG; from the coding sequence ATGGATATTATCCAGCTTCTTGAATTTAGTGTTCAGCAAACCGCATCAGACCTACACATTTCTGCAGGCATGCCACCGGTAATACGTATTAGTGGCGACATTCGTCGTGTCAACTCACCTGTACTGGATGCAAAAACAGTCAAGGAAATGCTATATAGCGTCATGACTGGAGACCAAATTACTACATTTGAGCAGCACCTCGAAGCAGACTTTTCTTTTGAAATAGCTGATATTGCTCGCTTTCGTGTCAACGTATTCCAGCATAGCCGTGGTATGGGAGCTGTTTTCAGAACCATCCCTAGTAGGGTTTTAAGTCTTGAAGACCTTGGTGCCCCAGATATTTTTAAAAACATTTGTAACCACCCTAATGGGATCGTGCTAGTAACAGGGCCTACTGGCTCCGGTAAATCTACAACGCTAGCCGCTATGATCGACTACATTAACAAACACCATAGCTCACACATTATTACGATTGAAGACCCTGTTGAATTTGTCCACAAATCAGCAAAAAGCCTCATCAACCAACGTGAAGTTCACCGCGATACCCATAGCTTTAAGAATGCACTACGTTCTGCACTTCGCGAAGATCCGGATGTGATTCTAGTTGGCGAGATGCGCGACCTTGAAACCATTCAACTCGCACTAACCGCTGCCGAAACCGGTCATTTGGTGTTTGGAACCCTCCACACTAGCTCTGCGGCAAAAACTATATATCGTATTATTGATGTGTTTCCAGCAGCTGAAAAAGAAATGGTTCGCTCTATGATATCTGAGTCAATTCGAGCGGTTATTTCTCAAACATTAATTAAAAAAATTGATGGCGGACGCATTGCTGCTCATGAAATCATGCTCGGCACCCCTGCGATTAGAAACCTGATTCGCGAAGACAAGGTACCTCAAATGTATTCGACTATCCAAATATCGAATCAACAAGGCATGCAAACTCTTGAACAAAACTTACTTCAATTGGTGAATCAAGGTAAAATAGATTTATCTGAGGCGCGCAAATACGCCATAAACAAAAGTCTTTTTACCGAGGGTTAA
- a CDS encoding leucyl aminopeptidase → MKKIQFELNTKPQLNQFDTLIIPVFSEGQTISAAADFGINGLIEALDKQDDFKGKPAQTLMLHQVSQLACPRLLLVGMGELSKLTEKGYLSAIQAMAKTLENSGATRVLDTTHLATPKGQLQNWSLYQNSLILQRSFYDYNHESRGEHKPKNPHLAQLCFMAENNDSHQQAIQQGQATAIGMALTQDLANMPSNFCTPSYLADTAIQLGKQAGFKVTILERQQMIDMGMGSFMAVAQGTDTPPKMICIEYQGGSADQAPIALVGKGVTFDTGGISLKPGASMDEMKYDMGGAATVIGVFQALAELKPSINVVGVIPATENMPSGNAIKPGDVVRSLSGQTIEILNTDAEGRLILCDALTYAQQTYQPGLVIDIATLTGACIIALGNHVSGVLGNDQTLIEQLLASGRQTYDRCWQLPLGEEWDEQLKSNFADMANIGGREGGTITAAQFLARFTQEVKWAHLDIAGTAWQSGANKGASGRPVPMLVEFILQQARG, encoded by the coding sequence ATGAAAAAAATCCAATTTGAATTGAATACCAAACCCCAACTAAACCAGTTCGATACGCTAATAATCCCAGTATTCAGCGAAGGGCAAACGATTAGTGCCGCGGCTGACTTTGGAATTAATGGTTTGATTGAAGCCTTAGATAAACAAGATGATTTTAAAGGAAAACCGGCTCAGACCCTCATGCTTCATCAGGTAAGCCAACTTGCCTGTCCTCGCCTATTACTTGTAGGCATGGGGGAACTCAGCAAATTGACTGAAAAAGGCTATCTCTCAGCCATTCAAGCGATGGCTAAAACACTTGAAAACTCAGGCGCAACGCGCGTATTAGATACCACGCATTTGGCGACACCGAAAGGTCAATTACAAAACTGGAGCCTTTACCAAAACAGCCTTATCCTACAGCGCAGTTTTTATGACTATAACCATGAAAGCCGTGGTGAACACAAGCCCAAAAACCCCCACCTTGCGCAACTCTGCTTTATGGCTGAAAATAACGACAGCCATCAACAGGCCATTCAACAAGGCCAGGCTACCGCGATAGGTATGGCGCTAACCCAAGACTTGGCCAATATGCCGAGCAACTTCTGCACCCCAAGCTATCTAGCCGACACAGCGATTCAGCTTGGCAAACAAGCGGGGTTTAAGGTGACGATACTTGAACGCCAGCAAATGATAGACATGGGCATGGGCAGCTTTATGGCCGTAGCGCAAGGCACAGATACACCACCAAAAATGATTTGTATTGAATACCAAGGGGGCAGCGCTGATCAAGCACCTATTGCCTTAGTTGGCAAAGGGGTAACCTTTGACACCGGCGGTATTTCGCTGAAACCCGGTGCCAGTATGGACGAGATGAAATATGACATGGGTGGTGCAGCTACCGTCATCGGTGTATTCCAAGCCCTAGCAGAACTAAAGCCTTCAATTAACGTGGTCGGAGTTATTCCAGCGACAGAAAATATGCCTTCTGGCAACGCAATTAAACCCGGCGATGTAGTGCGCTCGCTTTCTGGTCAAACCATTGAAATCCTGAATACCGATGCCGAAGGCCGTTTGATTTTATGTGATGCACTGACCTATGCGCAACAAACCTATCAACCAGGCCTGGTGATAGATATTGCCACGCTAACCGGCGCATGTATCATCGCATTGGGCAATCATGTATCCGGTGTGCTCGGTAATGATCAAACCTTGATAGAACAACTCCTTGCCTCTGGACGTCAAACCTATGACCGTTGCTGGCAATTGCCGCTAGGCGAAGAATGGGATGAGCAACTCAAGTCTAACTTTGCCGACATGGCGAATATTGGTGGTCGTGAAGGCGGCACCATTACCGCCGCCCAATTTCTCGCACGCTTTACCCAAGAGGTTAAATGGGCGCATTTAGATATCGCCGGCACTGCATGGCAATCCGGCGCCAACAAAGGCGCTTCAGGTCGTCCGGTGCCAATGTTGGTGGAATTTATTTTGCAGCAGGCACGTGGTTAA
- the lptG gene encoding LPS export ABC transporter permease LptG — translation MNRIEWYLGKVIISHTFLVLFVLLIIFAFTEFMNQIARLDQHYTLALASLYTLLKMPVYGYEVFPIALLIGTLMGLGGLANHAELTILRVTGWSITRILVAVMKTALVVWLLVAAFGEWVAPKTEGLANQLRAEALQRGISLGGSSGFWMKEPDRLIHVDSVVASDRMQGITIYQMHQGRVIGVIEAHYAKYINNYWLLNDVRQQTLEFKAYDKDRGEWPTLMRQQQYLDEKQQVFPLDPTMLERLQLDSKYLRIDELHQYIRFLKFNGLESASFELAFWRKLAAPLVVIGMIALVFPLIFGSQRQVSMGQRIFLGTVIGLGFYLLNQLVGNLTVVYHLSPLLGAFMPSLILVFTAFFLLKRIR, via the coding sequence ATGAATCGAATCGAATGGTACCTGGGGAAAGTGATTATTAGCCATACGTTTTTGGTTTTGTTCGTGCTGCTGATTATCTTTGCGTTTACTGAGTTTATGAATCAGATTGCGCGTTTAGATCAGCATTACACATTGGCCTTGGCAAGTCTTTACACATTACTGAAAATGCCAGTGTATGGCTATGAGGTTTTTCCAATAGCCTTGTTGATTGGAACCTTAATGGGATTGGGAGGCTTGGCCAATCATGCTGAGCTAACGATTTTAAGGGTAACCGGATGGTCTATCACTCGCATTTTAGTTGCTGTGATGAAAACAGCACTTGTAGTATGGTTGTTGGTTGCCGCGTTTGGGGAATGGGTTGCTCCTAAAACTGAAGGGTTGGCCAATCAGCTGCGTGCTGAAGCTCTGCAAAGGGGTATTTCATTAGGCGGCAGTTCAGGTTTTTGGATGAAAGAGCCAGATCGTTTGATTCATGTAGATAGTGTTGTGGCTTCAGATAGAATGCAGGGTATTACTATTTATCAAATGCACCAGGGTCGAGTAATCGGTGTTATTGAGGCGCACTATGCAAAATATATAAATAATTATTGGTTGTTGAATGATGTGCGCCAACAAACCTTGGAGTTTAAGGCTTATGATAAAGATAGAGGAGAGTGGCCAACATTGATGCGACAGCAGCAGTATCTCGACGAGAAGCAACAGGTCTTTCCGCTGGATCCTACGATGCTTGAACGTTTGCAACTAGATAGTAAATATTTACGTATCGATGAGTTGCACCAGTATATTCGGTTTTTGAAGTTTAATGGTCTAGAGTCAGCGTCTTTTGAGTTAGCGTTTTGGCGCAAACTGGCGGCACCGCTTGTGGTGATTGGCATGATTGCATTGGTTTTCCCGTTGATCTTTGGCTCGCAGCGTCAGGTAAGTATGGGACAGCGCATTTTCTTGGGTACGGTAATTGGTTTAGGGTTTTATCTATTGAATCAGTTGGTTGGAAATTTAACGGTGGTTTATCATTTATCACCGCTGTTAGGGGCGTTTATGCCTTCCTTAATATTGGTTTTCACAGCGTTTTTTTTGCTTAAGCGCATAAGGTAG
- a CDS encoding 23S rRNA (adenine(2030)-N(6))-methyltransferase RlmJ yields MLSYRHAFHAGNFADVLKHLVLLESLFYLTQKDKPVWYADSHAGGGGYALNSHQAQKNAEFVNGIGRLWQASDAPQAVGRYLQQVAAFNQQNQSTDLSYYPGSPWLAQSVLREQDRLSLFELHAQENLILQQTLALGGRDRRLKVFEQDGFQGVIAQLPPKERRGLVLIDPSYEIKTDYERVVEVLVQAHKRFATGSYLLWYPVVERQRIHQLEKALRASGMRNISLYELGLSDDTSGRGMTASGMVVINPPWTLHATMQQVLPWLVEQLAPKTGFYRADILVEE; encoded by the coding sequence ATGCTCAGTTATCGTCACGCTTTTCATGCCGGCAATTTTGCCGATGTTTTAAAACATTTGGTTTTGTTGGAATCCTTGTTTTATTTGACGCAAAAAGACAAGCCTGTTTGGTATGCCGATAGCCATGCTGGCGGGGGTGGTTATGCATTGAATTCGCATCAGGCGCAGAAAAACGCTGAGTTTGTGAATGGGATTGGACGCTTGTGGCAGGCGTCTGATGCACCGCAAGCCGTGGGGCGTTATTTGCAGCAGGTGGCGGCATTTAATCAACAAAATCAATCTACTGATTTGAGTTATTACCCTGGCTCGCCTTGGTTGGCGCAGTCGGTGTTGCGTGAACAGGATCGTTTAAGCTTGTTTGAATTGCATGCGCAAGAAAACCTGATTTTGCAGCAGACCTTAGCTTTAGGCGGACGTGATCGACGGCTTAAGGTGTTTGAACAGGACGGGTTTCAGGGGGTGATTGCACAATTGCCGCCCAAGGAACGTCGCGGACTGGTATTAATCGATCCTTCGTATGAAATAAAAACCGATTATGAACGGGTGGTGGAGGTGTTGGTGCAGGCGCATAAACGTTTTGCAACCGGCAGCTATTTGTTATGGTATCCGGTGGTTGAGCGCCAACGGATTCATCAGTTGGAAAAAGCCTTACGCGCATCGGGTATGCGAAATATCAGTTTGTACGAATTGGGTCTGAGTGATGACACCTCGGGGCGTGGCATGACCGCCAGTGGCATGGTGGTGATTAATCCGCCTTGGACACTGCACGCGACGATGCAGCAGGTTTTGCCTTGGTTGGTGGAACAGCTTGCACCTAAAACCGGATTTTATCGCGCGGACATCTTGGTTGAGGAATAA
- a CDS encoding Na+/H+ antiporter subunit E encodes MLHKFLRFSVYFFGLTVCWWALTEGDNQAWWFGAPLALIIAVWMLGVWPSVHLRLSNILFLLPRIILFFLWQSIQGGWDVAKRAMARTVDIEPLVLTYELQLPVGWRRDIWLAMIGLMPGTLAVGLEGNKAKVHVLDKRLDVQAGLVRFEYLLLMWR; translated from the coding sequence ATGTTGCATAAGTTTTTGCGATTCAGTGTGTATTTTTTCGGATTAACGGTGTGTTGGTGGGCATTAACCGAGGGGGATAACCAGGCCTGGTGGTTTGGGGCGCCTTTGGCATTGATCATTGCTGTGTGGATGCTTGGGGTTTGGCCGAGTGTGCATTTGCGTTTATCGAATATTTTGTTTTTGTTGCCAAGAATTATCCTATTTTTTTTATGGCAATCCATTCAAGGCGGTTGGGATGTAGCAAAACGTGCGATGGCGAGGACAGTGGATATTGAACCGCTGGTGTTGACCTATGAGTTACAGTTGCCTGTGGGCTGGCGGCGTGATATTTGGTTGGCGATGATCGGCTTAATGCCGGGTACCTTGGCAGTGGGTTTAGAAGGCAATAAAGCGAAGGTACATGTGTTAGATAAGCGGTTGGATGTCCAAGCAGGCCTGGTTAGGTTTGAATATTTATTATTGATGTGGCGTTAA
- a CDS encoding response regulator has translation MADSNQVLIVEDDEALSKMIGLLLRGKGYEVFEAINLASAKRVLNSKPDLKCVIQDLGLPPKPDSTEAGLKIMEELLALKPTLKIIVLTGQDKEQAAAEAIRRGAFDFLQKPIAMDALMSSLERAFLYFDTEKDLSLQGCFSVQLNTELDVSGLKESKDEFEYKLLKRVLDEENYHISSTAKRLGVKRENLYYLFRKHDIDPEWVHKMNFDKNKAAD, from the coding sequence ATGGCTGATAGCAATCAAGTACTGATCGTCGAGGACGATGAGGCATTAAGTAAAATGATTGGGCTGTTGCTCAGGGGGAAGGGCTATGAGGTTTTTGAGGCGATTAACTTGGCGTCAGCAAAACGGGTTTTAAACTCAAAACCGGATTTAAAGTGTGTTATTCAAGATTTGGGTCTGCCGCCTAAACCGGATTCAACAGAAGCTGGTTTAAAAATCATGGAAGAGTTATTGGCCTTAAAACCGACGCTGAAAATTATTGTTTTAACCGGTCAGGATAAAGAGCAGGCCGCTGCTGAAGCAATTCGACGCGGTGCGTTTGACTTCCTGCAAAAGCCCATTGCAATGGATGCGTTAATGAGTTCGCTTGAGCGGGCCTTTCTTTATTTTGATACCGAAAAGGATCTCTCTTTGCAAGGGTGCTTTTCAGTTCAGTTAAATACAGAACTAGATGTTTCTGGTTTAAAAGAGAGTAAGGATGAATTCGAATATAAATTGCTTAAGCGCGTCTTAGATGAGGAGAACTATCATATTTCTAGTACCGCCAAGCGTTTAGGCGTTAAACGGGAAAACTTGTATTACCTTTTCCGCAAGCATGATATTGATCCTGAGTGGGTACATAAGATGAATTTTGACAAAAACAAGGCTGCTGACTAA